One window from the genome of Buchnera aphidicola (Macrosiphoniella sanborni) encodes:
- the lpcA gene encoding D-sedoheptulose 7-phosphate isomerase has translation MYKKIIFSELNSALKVLKTFLKDDNQINNIQKSAILISHAFKNGKKVISCGNGGSHCDSLHFSEELTSVYREKRCGYPAISISDSSYISAVGNDFGYDQIFSRYIESIGCEGDVLLAISTSGNSTNVIKAIIEAKKRKIKVITLTGNNGGKINKLSDIDICVPYYGYADRIQEMHIKIIHILILIIEKEMKINP, from the coding sequence ATGTATAAAAAAATAATTTTTTCTGAATTAAATTCAGCTTTAAAAGTTTTAAAAACATTTTTAAAAGATGATAATCAAATAAATAATATTCAAAAATCAGCTATTTTAATTTCTCATGCATTTAAAAATGGTAAAAAAGTAATATCTTGTGGAAACGGAGGTTCTCACTGTGATTCATTACATTTTTCAGAAGAGTTAACAAGCGTATATCGAGAAAAAAGATGTGGATATCCTGCAATATCTATTTCAGACAGTAGTTATATTTCTGCAGTAGGAAATGATTTTGGATATGATCAAATATTTTCACGATATATAGAAAGTATTGGATGTGAAGGTGATGTATTACTAGCCATTTCAACCTCTGGAAACTCTACAAACGTTATTAAAGCAATAATAGAAGCTAAAAAAAGAAAAATAAAAGTAATTACTTTAACAGGTAATAACGGTGGAAAAATAAATAAATTATCTGATATAGATATTTGTGTTCCTTATTATGGTTATGCAGATCGAATACAAGAAATGCATATTAAAATTATTCATATATTAATATTAATTATTGAAAAAGAAATGAAAATTAATCCGTAA
- the tadA gene encoding tRNA adenosine(34) deaminase TadA yields the protein MQDQQDIRWMKVALKYAYYAKSKGEIPIGSIIVLKERIIGIGWNSSVTKHDPTAHAEIMALRHAGKTIKNYRLVNSTLYVTLEPCIMCCGAIIHSRIKRLVFGTNCIKDNQEYSLKKIFIHLGSNYTIDIKNNIMKNKCSKILINFFQNKRKKNIIK from the coding sequence ATCCAAGATCAACAAGACATTCGTTGGATGAAAGTAGCTTTAAAATATGCATATTATGCTAAAAGCAAAGGTGAAATTCCTATCGGTTCAATAATAGTACTTAAAGAACGTATTATAGGAATTGGTTGGAATAGTTCTGTGACTAAACATGATCCAACTGCTCATGCAGAAATTATGGCATTACGTCATGCTGGCAAAACAATAAAAAATTATCGCCTAGTAAACAGTACATTATATGTAACTTTAGAACCGTGTATTATGTGTTGTGGAGCAATTATACATAGCCGTATTAAACGTTTAGTATTTGGTACAAATTGTATTAAAGATAATCAAGAATATTCTTTGAAAAAAATTTTTATCCATTTAGGAAGTAATTATACAATAGATATAAAAAATAATATTATGAAAAATAAATGCTCAAAAATTTTAATTAATTTTTTTCAAAATAAAAGAAAAAAAAATATTATTAAATAA
- the rnhA gene encoding ribonuclease HI, whose protein sequence is MLKIVKMFTDGSCLGNPGAGGYAVILRYKLNEKILTRGFYLTTNNRMELMAVISGLEILKQPCFVKITTDSLYVKKGVIDWMPTWKKQKWKTSKKTSVKNIDLWLRINNALKRHSVEWFWIKAHVGHWENERCDLIARKSAKNPSINDNYYENYIF, encoded by the coding sequence ATGTTAAAAATAGTTAAAATGTTTACAGATGGTTCTTGTTTAGGAAATCCTGGAGCAGGTGGATATGCTGTAATATTACGTTATAAATTAAATGAAAAAATTCTAACTCGAGGATTTTATTTAACTACAAATAATCGTATGGAATTAATGGCCGTTATATCAGGATTAGAAATTCTTAAACAACCCTGTTTTGTAAAAATTACAACAGATAGTTTATATGTAAAAAAAGGTGTTATTGATTGGATGCCAACATGGAAAAAACAAAAATGGAAAACTAGCAAAAAAACAAGTGTGAAAAATATAGATTTATGGTTACGAATTAATAATGCCTTAAAAAGACATTCAGTAGAATGGTTTTGGATTAAAGCTCATGTTGGTCATTGGGAAAATGAAAGATGTGATTTAATAGCACGAAAATCTGCTAAAAATCCTTCTATTAACGATAATTATTACGAAAATTATATCTTTTAA
- the gloB gene encoding hydroxyacylglutathione hydrolase: MLFLKKIPVLLDNYIWILVNSNNFCIIIDPGCANEIIKEIDQKKWIPQAILLTHNHADHVSGVKKIIEYYPKITVFGPDETKQNYVDKILRQGDKIVILNRIFYIFFTPGHTSGHISYYSPPYLFCGDTIFSGGCGSVHKNQYLDMYYSIQFLSRLPDYTILCCAHEYTLLNLKFSMFILPHDKIIRFYFKKIKNLLNIGKSSLPSYLIFEKKINLFFRTDEHNLKKNIGLSKNTTSFKVFMNLRMKKDIFGAKRD, from the coding sequence ATGCTTTTTTTAAAAAAAATACCGGTATTACTTGATAACTATATATGGATTCTTGTAAACTCCAATAATTTTTGTATTATTATAGATCCTGGATGTGCGAATGAAATTATAAAAGAAATAGATCAAAAAAAATGGATTCCTCAAGCAATTTTATTGACTCATAATCATGCAGATCATGTATCAGGTGTTAAAAAAATTATTGAATATTATCCTAAAATAACTGTTTTTGGTCCTGATGAAACTAAACAAAATTATGTTGATAAAATCTTAAGACAGGGAGATAAGATTGTTATTTTGAATAGAATATTTTATATTTTTTTTACTCCTGGTCATACTTCAGGTCATATTTCTTATTATAGTCCTCCATATCTTTTTTGTGGAGATACTATTTTTTCTGGAGGATGCGGAAGTGTTCATAAAAATCAATATTTAGACATGTATTATTCTATACAATTTCTTTCACGCCTTCCTGATTATACAATTTTATGTTGTGCACACGAATATACTTTATTGAATTTAAAATTTTCTATGTTTATTTTACCACATGATAAAATAATTAGATTTTATTTTAAAAAAATTAAAAATTTATTAAATATAGGCAAATCTAGTTTGCCATCTTATTTAATATTTGAAAAAAAAATTAATTTATTTTTTAGGACAGATGAACATAATTTAAAAAAAAATATAGGTTTATCTAAAAATACTACTTCTTTTAAAGTTTTTATGAATTTACGTATGAAAAAAGATATTTTTGGAGCTAAGCGGGATTGA
- the flhB gene encoding flagellar biosynthesis protein FlhB: MNHNIHEEKTENPTEHHIKKIQKKGKTKYSRELNSFLILLVGFLNVWWFRDVIVFNFSRIIIDSFNFNRDTLFNYNILLKIFLSLEKIFFIFLLFFISLLIVILIPQVIFSGIKFNIKSLKFDLKKLHPGSGLKRIFSSQTFREFLKVLLKLFLVIIISLWYLWLSFSKILFLIYQNYLSAVLDGFNIIGTCYFLIILGVIPMVIFDILWQEFNYYKTLKMTRGEIKEESKEQEGHPNIKMRIRREMKAVIRRRMIKNIPKADVIITNPIHYSVALQYDEKKMNAPKVIAKGVGEMAIKIKNIALKHNISIISSPLLARSLYRYSEIGQYIPGALYKAVAEVLAWVWKVRKWKKEGGVFPEKPNNILIPSELNMTGDYNNHD, from the coding sequence TACATGAAGAAAAAACAGAAAATCCTACAGAGCATCATATTAAAAAAATTCAAAAAAAAGGTAAAACAAAATATTCTAGAGAATTAAATTCTTTTTTAATTTTATTAGTTGGATTTTTAAATGTATGGTGGTTTAGAGACGTTATTGTATTTAATTTTAGTCGAATTATTATAGATAGTTTTAATTTTAATAGAGATACATTATTTAATTATAATATTTTATTAAAAATATTTTTATCTTTAGAAAAAATATTTTTTATTTTTTTGCTGTTTTTTATTTCTTTACTTATTGTAATTCTTATACCTCAAGTAATATTTAGTGGAATTAAATTTAATATTAAATCATTAAAATTTGATTTAAAAAAATTACATCCTGGAAGTGGTTTAAAAAGAATTTTTTCTTCTCAAACATTTAGAGAATTTCTTAAAGTTTTACTTAAATTGTTTTTAGTTATTATTATATCTTTATGGTACTTATGGTTATCATTTTCTAAAATATTATTTTTAATTTATCAAAATTATTTATCTGCTGTATTAGACGGTTTTAATATTATTGGTACTTGTTATTTTTTAATTATATTAGGTGTAATACCAATGGTTATATTTGATATTTTGTGGCAAGAATTTAATTATTACAAAACATTAAAAATGACTCGTGGAGAAATAAAAGAAGAATCTAAAGAACAAGAAGGACATCCAAATATAAAAATGCGGATTCGGCGAGAAATGAAAGCTGTAATTCGTAGAAGAATGATAAAAAATATCCCTAAAGCAGATGTAATCATAACTAATCCTATACATTATTCTGTTGCTCTTCAATATGATGAAAAAAAAATGAATGCACCTAAAGTTATAGCTAAAGGTGTAGGTGAAATGGCTATAAAAATAAAAAATATAGCTTTAAAACATAATATTTCTATAATTTCTTCACCATTGTTAGCTCGTTCATTATACCGTTATTCCGAAATAGGACAATATATTCCTGGTGCTCTTTACAAAGCTGTGGCAGAAGTTTTAGCATGGGTTTGGAAAGTACGAAAATGGAAAAAAGAAGGTGGTGTCTTTCCTGAAAAACCTAATAATATATTGATTCCATCAGAATTAAATATGACAGGAGATTATAATAATCATGATTAA
- the dnaQ gene encoding DNA polymerase III subunit epsilon encodes MNTKRIIILDTETTGINKINLPHINHRIIEIGAVEIINRRFTGNNFHVYIQPDRQIESEALKVHGITNNFLKDKPFFKDIVDKFLKYIKNSILVIHNAPFDVGFINQELKILNQNIQKIDTLCSIVDTLKIARKLFPGKKNTLDALCTRYKINKSHRNLHSAIVDAYLLGKLYLLMTGGQESMCFDGIVNNQKISQTFKKFIRPDNISLKILYAKKQEIDLHIKYLKHMQNKNLCLWKYFFL; translated from the coding sequence ATGAATACAAAAAGAATTATTATATTAGATACAGAGACAACAGGTATAAATAAAATAAATCTTCCTCATATTAATCATAGAATTATAGAGATTGGGGCTGTAGAAATTATTAATCGTCGCTTTACGGGAAATAATTTTCATGTTTATATCCAACCAGATAGACAAATTGAATCTGAAGCATTAAAAGTTCATGGTATTACTAATAATTTTTTAAAAGATAAACCTTTTTTTAAAGATATTGTTGATAAATTTTTAAAATATATTAAAAATTCTATATTAGTCATTCATAATGCTCCATTTGATGTAGGTTTTATAAATCAAGAATTAAAAATATTAAATCAAAATATTCAAAAAATTGATACATTATGTTCTATAGTTGATACATTAAAAATTGCTAGAAAATTGTTTCCTGGAAAAAAAAATACATTAGATGCATTATGTACAAGATATAAAATTAATAAATCTCATCGAAATCTACATAGTGCTATAGTAGATGCTTACCTGTTAGGTAAATTATATCTTTTAATGACAGGTGGTCAAGAGTCTATGTGTTTTGATGGTATAGTTAATAATCAAAAAATATCTCAAACATTTAAAAAATTTATTCGACCTGATAATATTTCTTTAAAAATATTATATGCTAAAAAACAAGAAATTGATTTACATATAAAATATTTGAAACATATGCAAAATAAAAATTTGTGCTTATGGAAATATTTTTTTTTATAA
- the argS gene encoding arginine--tRNA ligase, whose protein sequence is MNVKYIIKKDIENALIHIGYINNCKPIIIPNKQIKRGHYQLNNLIKIANILKLDVYELSQKIILNINKKNIYKEMTFSKPGFINIFLRRHWISKQLEKIFISSRLGINRVISKNIVIDYSSPNIAKEMHIGHLRSTIIGDVTARVLDFLGHNVIRANHIGDWGTQFGMLIAYLEKKNLFYNCNLSLKKLEKYYCEAKKTYDTNQLFAEKSRKYVVKLQNGDKHCCSIWKKIVSITMIENYKIYKRLNVTLKNIHTVGESLYNKMLPNIVKDLKKKKIAIEKNGATIVFLEEFKNRSGESMGVVIQKKDKGFLYSTTDIACFKYRYEKLCADRIIYYTDARQSQHLIQAWIIAKKANYIPKNLLLEHHMFGMMLAKNKRPFKTRDGNTIKLAELLDESIERAIFLIKKKQPNISKKKLIPLAKIIGVSSVKYFDLSKNRHTNYIFNWDEMLSFEGNTAPYIQYAYTRISSIIKKSIIPIHQLKGKIILQQEIEIILALKILEFEEIIILISEKGTPHLLCKYLYQLATIFSHFYENYSILFSKKIKIYKSRLKLSILTAKTLKKGLNILGIKIVKKM, encoded by the coding sequence ATGAATGTAAAATATATAATAAAAAAAGATATCGAAAATGCTTTGATTCATATTGGTTATATAAATAATTGTAAACCTATCATTATACCTAATAAACAAATAAAACGCGGTCATTATCAACTTAACAATTTAATAAAAATAGCTAATATATTAAAATTAGATGTATATGAATTATCTCAAAAAATTATATTAAATATTAACAAAAAAAATATTTATAAAGAAATGACATTTTCTAAACCAGGTTTTATTAATATATTTCTTCGTCGTCACTGGATTTCTAAACAATTAGAAAAAATTTTTATTTCGTCTCGTCTAGGTATTAATCGCGTAATTTCAAAAAATATTGTCATAGATTATTCTTCACCAAATATTGCAAAAGAGATGCATATTGGTCATTTGAGATCTACAATAATTGGAGATGTGACAGCAAGAGTATTAGATTTTTTAGGTCATAATGTCATTCGAGCGAATCATATTGGTGATTGGGGTACTCAATTCGGCATGTTAATTGCATATTTAGAAAAAAAAAATCTGTTCTATAATTGCAACTTATCTCTTAAAAAATTAGAAAAATATTATTGTGAAGCAAAAAAAACATATGATACTAATCAATTATTTGCAGAAAAATCTAGAAAATATGTAGTAAAACTACAAAATGGAGATAAACATTGTTGTTCTATCTGGAAAAAAATTGTATCAATTACAATGATCGAAAATTATAAGATATATAAAAGATTAAATGTCACTTTAAAAAATATTCATACTGTCGGAGAAAGTTTATATAATAAAATGCTACCTAATATTGTTAAAGATCTTAAAAAGAAAAAAATAGCTATTGAAAAAAATGGAGCAACTATAGTTTTTCTAGAAGAATTCAAAAACCGATCTGGAGAATCTATGGGTGTTGTCATACAGAAAAAAGATAAAGGATTTTTATATTCTACTACTGATATTGCATGTTTTAAATATAGATATGAAAAATTATGTGCTGATCGTATTATATATTATACTGACGCTCGTCAAAGTCAACATTTAATACAAGCATGGATAATTGCAAAAAAGGCTAATTATATACCTAAAAATTTATTATTAGAACATCATATGTTTGGAATGATGTTAGCAAAAAATAAACGTCCTTTTAAAACTCGAGATGGTAATACTATTAAACTTGCAGAACTTTTAGATGAATCTATAGAAAGAGCTATATTTTTAATTAAAAAGAAACAACCTAATATATCTAAAAAAAAATTAATTCCACTAGCAAAAATTATAGGCGTTAGTTCAGTAAAATATTTTGATTTATCAAAAAATAGACATACTAATTATATTTTCAATTGGGATGAAATGTTAAGTTTTGAAGGAAATACAGCGCCATACATACAATATGCTTATACCAGAATTTCTTCTATTATAAAAAAATCTATTATTCCTATTCACCAGCTGAAAGGAAAAATTATTTTACAACAAGAAATTGAAATTATTTTAGCTTTAAAAATATTAGAATTTGAAGAAATAATTATATTAATTTCTGAAAAAGGTACACCTCATCTCTTATGTAAATATCTTTATCAACTTGCAACAATCTTTTCTCATTTTTATGAAAACTATTCTATATTATTTTCAAAAAAAATTAAAATTTATAAAAGCAGATTGAAATTATCTATTTTAACAGCAAAAACATTAAAGAAAGGACTCAATATATTAGGTATAAAAATAGTTAAAAAAATGTAA
- the smpB gene encoding SsrA-binding protein SmpB — protein MLHKAKKCKKRSIIILNKKVYHNYFIEKIFQSGLRLEGWEVKSIRAGKINISESYIISHLNEMYLCNALIQPLHMSSNHIFCNPTRKRKLLLHRNEIDFLSIQKKNKGYTIVSLSMFWKKSWCKLEFGLAKGKSLQDKRMDTKKKEWEKEKLKIIKKISL, from the coding sequence ATGTTACATAAAGCAAAAAAATGTAAGAAAAGATCTATAATTATACTGAATAAAAAAGTATATCATAATTATTTTATTGAAAAAATATTTCAATCTGGTCTTAGATTAGAAGGTTGGGAAGTCAAATCTATTAGGGCGGGAAAAATAAATATTTCAGAAAGTTATATAATAAGTCATCTGAATGAAATGTATCTATGTAACGCTTTAATACAACCTTTACATATGTCTTCGAATCATATTTTTTGCAATCCTACAAGAAAAAGAAAATTATTATTACATAGAAATGAAATTGATTTTTTATCTATTCAAAAAAAAAACAAAGGATACACAATCGTATCATTATCTATGTTTTGGAAAAAATCTTGGTGTAAATTAGAATTTGGATTAGCAAAAGGTAAAAGTCTACAAGACAAAAGAATGGATACCAAAAAAAAGGAATGGGAGAAAGAGAAATTAAAAATAATAAAAAAAATTTCATTATGA
- the acpS gene encoding holo-ACP synthase translates to MSIIGIGTDLVEISRIQKILFQYKNHFAKRILSIQEWNHYIETKNKLNFLAKKFSAKEAACKALGTGINNGIQFNELEFYHDLLGKPQLRFLKNAFKRSQELKCKFVHVSISDQKKYAYALVILEA, encoded by the coding sequence ATGTCTATTATTGGAATAGGAACTGATTTAGTTGAAATATCACGTATTCAAAAAATATTATTTCAATATAAAAACCATTTTGCTAAAAGAATTTTATCTATACAAGAATGGAATCATTATATTGAAACAAAAAATAAATTGAATTTTCTTGCAAAAAAATTCTCAGCTAAAGAAGCTGCATGTAAAGCATTAGGAACAGGTATTAATAATGGTATTCAATTTAATGAATTAGAATTTTATCATGATTTGTTAGGAAAACCACAATTACGTTTTTTAAAAAATGCTTTTAAAAGATCTCAAGAATTAAAATGTAAATTTGTACACGTCAGTATATCAGATCAAAAAAAATATGCTTATGCCTTAGTTATATTAGAAGCTTAA
- the gpt gene encoding xanthine phosphoribosyltransferase, with product MSEKYIVTWDMLQIYTRKLAIRLLEKINFYNGIIAVSRGGLVPSALLARELGIRYVDTVCVESYNHNCLKKKRKIIKQAEGNGEKIIVIDDLADTGGTAKIIRNLYPKAYFVTIFAKPMGRLLVDDYIIDIPQNIWIEQPWDMSISYVPPIISKI from the coding sequence ATGAGTGAGAAATATATTGTCACTTGGGATATGCTGCAAATCTATACAAGAAAGTTAGCTATTCGATTATTAGAAAAAATTAATTTTTATAATGGGATAATTGCCGTAAGTCGAGGAGGTCTTGTTCCATCGGCTTTATTAGCCAGAGAATTAGGCATTCGATATGTTGATACTGTGTGTGTTGAAAGTTACAATCATAATTGTTTAAAGAAAAAAAGAAAAATAATTAAACAAGCTGAAGGTAATGGAGAAAAAATTATTGTGATAGATGATTTAGCAGATACTGGTGGAACAGCAAAAATTATTCGTAATTTATATCCAAAAGCGTATTTTGTAACTATTTTTGCAAAACCTATGGGCCGACTATTAGTTGACGATTATATTATAGACATTCCTCAAAATATATGGATTGAACAACCATGGGATATGTCAATATCTTATGTCCCTCCGATTATTTCAAAAATATAA
- the flhA gene encoding flagellar biosynthesis protein FlhA: MINFASFFRIFKHLKTIEWQIFAGPILILMILSMMVVPLAPFFLDIFFTFNIALSIIILLVSMFTRKTLDFIAFPTILLFSTLLRLALNVASTRIIFLKGHMGTNSAGRVIESFGHFLVGGNFAIGIVVFIILVIINFIVITKGASRIAEVGARFILDAMPGKQMAIDADLNAGLIGEEQAKKRRIKITQEADFYGSMDGASKFVRGDAIAGILIMIINIFGGLIIGLIQHNMLLDKAIEVYTLLTIGDGLVAQIPALVISTAAGVIVTRVSSNQNVGEQMVSQLFYNPQVILLSAMVLGTLGLVPGMPNMIFLVFTVLLLILSWWLYEKKYSLESDFLDSNTKYKLIHDSIAEASWNDVELEDPLKIEIGYKLTPMVDVNQKSNLLDRIRIVRKKIAQEIGFLPPLVHIKNNMNLSGNTYRIFIKGVEVGQGKCFYGRYMAINSGRETESLPFEKVYEPTFGLSGYWIDESFKNEAQKKGYSVIESSVLISTHLNFLISNHIDELFGRQEAQQLLDYISKEMPKLTEDLVPNIINLTILHKVLKNLLLENVPIRDMRTILETLSEHADMQKNPNELTSIVRIALRKIIIQKLFNKKDIIEVMGLESNLEKLLLNSMKSSGTDNLEPTLSENLLIKTKEAIKKQLLIGSPLVLLVSHPLRYFLSKFLRHSFPELTVLSQFEIIDVNKIKMTNVIGA; encoded by the coding sequence ATGATTAATTTTGCTTCTTTTTTTCGTATTTTTAAACACTTAAAAACTATTGAATGGCAAATATTTGCTGGTCCAATACTTATCTTAATGATTTTATCAATGATGGTTGTACCATTAGCGCCTTTTTTTTTAGATATTTTTTTTACTTTTAATATTGCATTATCTATAATTATTTTACTTGTATCTATGTTTACACGTAAAACATTAGATTTTATTGCATTTCCAACAATTTTATTGTTTTCTACATTATTGCGTTTAGCCTTAAATGTAGCTTCTACTCGTATTATTTTTTTAAAGGGTCATATGGGGACCAATTCAGCAGGAAGAGTAATTGAATCTTTTGGTCATTTTTTAGTAGGTGGGAATTTTGCTATTGGTATAGTAGTATTTATAATATTAGTTATTATTAATTTTATTGTCATTACTAAGGGAGCTAGTCGTATTGCTGAAGTTGGTGCGCGATTTATATTAGATGCAATGCCTGGTAAACAAATGGCCATTGATGCTGATTTAAATGCAGGTTTGATTGGTGAAGAACAAGCTAAAAAACGTCGAATCAAAATAACACAGGAAGCTGATTTTTATGGTTCTATGGATGGTGCTAGTAAATTTGTACGTGGAGATGCTATTGCTGGTATTTTAATTATGATTATTAATATATTTGGAGGTTTAATTATTGGTTTAATACAACATAATATGTTGTTGGATAAAGCTATAGAAGTTTATACATTATTAACTATTGGTGATGGTTTAGTTGCCCAAATTCCTGCTTTAGTAATTTCCACTGCAGCTGGTGTAATTGTAACACGAGTCAGTAGCAATCAGAATGTTGGCGAGCAAATGGTGAGTCAATTATTTTATAATCCTCAAGTTATTTTATTAAGTGCGATGGTTTTAGGTACTCTTGGTTTAGTTCCTGGAATGCCAAATATGATATTCCTAGTATTCACAGTTTTATTATTGATTCTTTCTTGGTGGTTATATGAAAAAAAATATAGTTTAGAAAGTGATTTTTTAGATTCCAACACAAAATATAAATTAATACATGATTCTATTGCAGAAGCATCATGGAATGATGTGGAATTGGAAGATCCGCTTAAAATAGAAATTGGTTATAAACTTACACCGATGGTTGATGTAAATCAAAAAAGTAATTTGTTAGATCGAATTCGTATAGTACGTAAAAAAATTGCTCAAGAAATTGGTTTTTTACCTCCATTAGTACATATTAAAAATAATATGAATTTATCAGGCAATACTTATCGTATATTTATTAAAGGCGTAGAAGTAGGCCAAGGAAAATGTTTTTATGGTCGTTATATGGCTATTAATTCAGGTAGAGAAACAGAATCTTTACCGTTTGAAAAAGTATATGAACCTACTTTTGGTTTATCTGGTTATTGGATTGATGAATCATTTAAAAATGAAGCACAAAAAAAAGGTTATTCTGTTATAGAATCTAGTGTTTTAATTTCTACGCATTTAAACTTTTTAATTTCTAATCATATTGATGAATTATTTGGTCGTCAGGAAGCTCAACAATTATTAGATTATATTAGTAAAGAAATGCCAAAGTTGACTGAAGATTTAGTTCCTAATATAATTAATTTAACTATCTTACATAAAGTTCTGAAAAATTTATTATTAGAAAATGTTCCAATACGTGATATGAGAACTATTTTAGAAACATTATCAGAACATGCAGATATGCAAAAAAATCCAAATGAATTAACTAGTATTGTTCGAATAGCATTAAGAAAAATTATTATACAAAAGCTGTTTAATAAAAAAGATATTATTGAAGTAATGGGGCTAGAATCAAATTTAGAAAAATTATTATTAAATAGTATGAAATCATCAGGTACAGATAATCTAGAACCTACTTTATCTGAAAATTTACTAATAAAAACAAAAGAAGCTATAAAGAAACAACTCTTAATAGGTTCTCCTCTTGTATTATTAGTTAGTCATCCTTTAAGATATTTTTTATCAAAATTTTTACGACACAGCTTTCCAGAATTAACTGTTTTATCTCAATTTGAAATAATAGATGTAAACAAAATAAAAATGACAAATGTTATAGGTGCTTAA
- a CDS encoding nucleotide exchange factor GrpE codes for EHNEHNELIHILRKHLKTSKEEIIKQKIKSEKEIIACYERLNKDIEKFRKFSLERILKDFLPIIDNIERALDLIEKSQSKEHFLEVINKLQFINDILKKCFMIFNIKKIDNVNVLFDPSIHQAMSVDYTEEIESNKIIKVMQPGYILHDSRLLRPAMVIVSKKKI; via the coding sequence GAACACAATGAACACAATGAACTAATTCATATACTACGAAAACATTTAAAGACATCTAAAGAAGAAATAATCAAACAAAAAATTAAGAGTGAAAAAGAAATAATAGCTTGCTATGAAAGACTTAATAAAGATATAGAAAAATTTAGAAAATTTTCTCTAGAAAGAATTCTTAAAGATTTTCTTCCTATTATTGATAATATTGAACGCGCATTGGATCTAATAGAAAAAAGTCAATCGAAAGAACATTTTTTAGAAGTGATAAATAAATTACAATTTATTAATGATATATTAAAAAAATGTTTTATGATATTTAATATTAAAAAAATAGATAATGTCAATGTATTATTTGATCCATCTATACATCAAGCCATGTCTGTTGATTACACTGAAGAAATAGAATCAAATAAAATTATTAAAGTTATGCAACCTGGTTATATTCTACATGATTCTCGTTTATTACGTCCTGCTATGGTTATAGTATCTAAAAAAAAAATATAG